One region of Salinibacterium sp. TMP30 genomic DNA includes:
- a CDS encoding iron ABC transporter substrate-binding protein: MKRILTVTATLAATSLLLSGCTGITGTDDDGAVVDASEEALVVYNAQHEKLTEEWVEEFTAQTGIEVVLRNGGDSELGNQLIAEGDASRADVFLTENSPAMSLVENAGLLAPVDPATLELVPEQYRPSSGMWTGIAARSAVFVYNPDLLDESELPTSILDLQDPRWKDKWGGAPAGADFQAIVSAILETQGADATSAWLTGMKDNATIYRNNIVTMKAVNAGEVAGGIIYHYYWFRDSDSGGENSGNTKLHYFGKQDPGAFVSISGGGVLKSSKNPDQAQQFLAFLAGVSGQTILGEGYSFEYPVGSNVPAKDPLPALDSLDAPIIDPSTLNGPEVLDLMTQAGLL; encoded by the coding sequence GTGAAGAGAATCCTGACCGTGACCGCAACACTGGCCGCAACGAGTCTTCTGCTGAGCGGGTGCACCGGAATCACAGGCACGGATGACGATGGCGCGGTCGTGGATGCCAGCGAAGAAGCCTTGGTGGTCTACAACGCCCAGCACGAAAAACTTACCGAGGAATGGGTTGAAGAATTCACCGCCCAGACGGGAATTGAGGTCGTGCTGCGCAATGGCGGCGATAGCGAACTCGGCAATCAACTCATTGCCGAAGGTGATGCTTCGCGCGCCGATGTGTTTCTCACCGAAAACTCCCCCGCCATGTCGCTGGTCGAAAATGCCGGGCTGCTCGCGCCGGTAGACCCCGCGACCCTCGAGCTGGTTCCGGAACAGTACCGGCCCAGTAGCGGAATGTGGACAGGCATCGCCGCGCGCTCCGCCGTCTTCGTCTACAACCCCGACCTTCTCGACGAATCTGAACTCCCGACATCGATACTCGATCTGCAAGACCCCCGCTGGAAAGACAAGTGGGGCGGGGCGCCCGCTGGAGCGGATTTTCAGGCGATAGTCTCCGCAATTCTCGAAACCCAGGGCGCTGACGCTACGTCTGCTTGGCTCACTGGGATGAAAGACAACGCGACGATCTACCGGAACAACATCGTCACGATGAAAGCGGTCAACGCGGGCGAGGTTGCTGGCGGCATCATCTACCACTACTACTGGTTCCGCGACTCAGACTCTGGCGGCGAAAACAGCGGCAATACCAAACTGCACTACTTCGGCAAGCAGGACCCCGGGGCCTTCGTCAGTATCTCCGGCGGTGGCGTGCTCAAATCAAGCAAGAATCCTGACCAAGCTCAACAATTCTTGGCCTTTCTCGCTGGCGTCTCCGGACAGACAATTCTTGGCGAGGGCTACAGCTTCGAATACCCCGTGGGAAGCAATGTGCCAGCAAAGGATCCACTACCGGCTCTCGATTCACTCGACGCACCAATCATTGACCCGTCAACACTCAATGGCCCCG
- a CDS encoding metal-dependent transcriptional regulator encodes MSVTELSVSTQNYLKTVWSLSEWSDAPVTATVIAEKTGFTLSSVSDAVRRLTDQGFLDHARYGSIALTEAGRGHAVAMVRRHRLIESFLVSVLGYGWDQVHDEAEILEHAVSDFMVERIDEFLEHPTRDPHGDPIPSAHGVVTLPDAVQLSRISPGSIVLVERISDDDPDLLKFFEERGIVFGATLHISAGAPYSDALDVRVGHGGTTPSSEAISLGRSASDALYVSGGTVTGDTAKI; translated from the coding sequence ATGTCGGTCACAGAACTTTCTGTCAGCACCCAGAACTACCTGAAGACCGTGTGGAGTCTCTCCGAGTGGTCAGACGCCCCCGTCACCGCCACCGTCATCGCTGAAAAGACCGGCTTCACCCTGTCTAGCGTTTCGGATGCCGTACGTCGCCTCACCGATCAGGGCTTCCTTGATCATGCCCGCTACGGTTCCATCGCACTCACCGAAGCGGGTCGGGGGCACGCTGTGGCAATGGTTCGCCGCCACCGCCTCATCGAATCGTTCCTGGTGAGCGTGCTCGGCTATGGCTGGGATCAGGTGCACGATGAGGCCGAAATCCTTGAACATGCAGTCTCAGATTTCATGGTGGAGCGCATCGACGAGTTCTTGGAGCACCCCACCCGCGATCCCCACGGTGATCCCATCCCCAGCGCCCACGGTGTTGTAACGCTGCCGGATGCGGTGCAGCTGAGCCGGATCTCCCCCGGCAGTATTGTGCTCGTCGAACGCATCTCTGACGACGACCCCGACTTGCTGAAGTTTTTCGAAGAGCGAGGCATCGTGTTTGGTGCAACGCTGCACATCAGCGCCGGGGCACCATACTCGGATGCCCTCGACGTGCGGGTGGGCCACGGTGGAACGACGCCGTCTAGCGAAGCGATCAGCCTGGGTCGCAGCGCGAGCGATGCACTCTACGTTTCGGGCGGAACCGTGACGGGCGACACCGCGAAAATCTAG